AGCCGACTCGGGCCCTTCTCCACGGATAGTGGGCCGGAACCGGTTCGAGTTATCTCTCAGAACCGGCGGAGGCGGAAGGCCGTGAAGCCGTCGGTGCCGTGGCGGTGGGGGAGGCAGCGGACCACCCCCGACAGCTCGGGCTCCGGACGAAAGTCGGGCGGCGGGTCGAGGCGCCACTCGCCGTGCGCCTCCAGGAAGGGGAGAACGACCCCCTCGTTCTCCTCGGGCTCGAGAGAACACGTCGCGTAGACCAGGGTTCCACCCGGCCGGACCAGCGTGGCCGCGGCCTCGAGGATCCGACGCTGATGCGCGGCGAGGCCACCGAGATCGACCTCCGCGGCCCGCCACTTCACGTCCGGGTGGCGACGGATGACGCCGAGGTTCGAGCACGGGGCGTCGACCAGCACCCGATCGCAGAGCTCCCTGAATTTGGGCGCGAGCGCCTCTACGCTGCCGGCGTGGGCTTCGACGCTGCCGATCCCGAGGCGCGACGCGGCCCGAGCCACGAGCCTGAGCCGGGCCGCATGCCGGTCCATGGCGATCACGCGCCCCCGGTCCCCCATGAGCTGTGCCAGGTGGGTGGTCTTGGTCCCGGGGGCTGCGCAGACATCGGCGACCGTTTCCCCGGCACGTGGCGCCAGGAGGTGAGCGATCAGCATCGAGGCCTCGTCCTGGACCGTGAACCATCCCTCCTTGAAGGCGTTGAACTTGAACGCGGGCCCGGGATCTTCCAGGGTGAGGCCGTCGGAAGCGAGCGCCGTCGGTGAAGCCGTGACCTCCTCTTCCCTGGCAAGCCGCTGGGCCAGCGCCTCCCGCGAGCACTTGAGCAGGTTGACGCGCACGGTCACGGTCGGCCGCTCGTCGAGCGCCGTCATCAGCCTGGTCGCCTCGTCGAGGCCGAGCCGGCCGGCCCAGCGCTGCGCGAGCCAGGAGGGGAACGCCAGTCGCACGGCCTCGGCTTCGACCGGATCATCGGGCAGCGGCGGAAGCGCGCCGCCGCTCCGGGTGAGCGAGCGGAGCACCGCGTTGACGAACGGGGCGACCTCGCTGTGGCCGCGGCGCCGCGCCAGCTCCACGGCGTCGTTGACGGCGGCCCACTCGGGAATCTTGTAGAGGAATTGGAGCTGGTAGGCGGTGAGGCGGAGCAGATTTCGGACCCAGGGATCGAGACGCTCGAGCCGCCGCCGCGAGTGCGGAGCCAGGATCCAGTCCAGCCGCCGCTGCCAGCGGAGCGTACCGTAGACCAGCTCGGTCGCGAGCGCCCGATCCCGGACCGGGAGCCTGGCGCGCTCGAGCGCGGCCTCGAGCGCGAGATCGGCGAAGGCGCGATCCTCCTCGACGCGGCAGAGAATCCTCAGCGCCTCCACGCGAGCCGGCGAGACCGGCGGCTTCGCCGGGCTCACGCGGGGACCTCTCCCAAACGCGCGCCTTCCGTGAGTCGCGCACCCCGCAGGAACTCTTCCCAGCCCATCGC
The Candidatus Rokuibacteriota bacterium genome window above contains:
- the rsmB gene encoding 16S rRNA (cytosine(967)-C(5))-methyltransferase RsmB, with the protein product MSPAKPPVSPARVEALRILCRVEEDRAFADLALEAALERARLPVRDRALATELVYGTLRWQRRLDWILAPHSRRRLERLDPWVRNLLRLTAYQLQFLYKIPEWAAVNDAVELARRRGHSEVAPFVNAVLRSLTRSGGALPPLPDDPVEAEAVRLAFPSWLAQRWAGRLGLDEATRLMTALDERPTVTVRVNLLKCSREALAQRLAREEEVTASPTALASDGLTLEDPGPAFKFNAFKEGWFTVQDEASMLIAHLLAPRAGETVADVCAAPGTKTTHLAQLMGDRGRVIAMDRHAARLRLVARAASRLGIGSVEAHAGSVEALAPKFRELCDRVLVDAPCSNLGVIRRHPDVKWRAAEVDLGGLAAHQRRILEAAATLVRPGGTLVYATCSLEPEENEGVVLPFLEAHGEWRLDPPPDFRPEPELSGVVRCLPHRHGTDGFTAFRLRRF